Proteins encoded in a region of the Brevefilum fermentans genome:
- a CDS encoding DUF3592 domain-containing protein, translating to MEMFGNWAAYLFVGSIVLPMGLGIFLIIHAQRSKRKALQSQSWPVTKGIITESTITTMEDEEDGTTYLPVIRYAYEVGGMIYDGKRVVFGGDIEFNTHQKAAEFLVAYPVDQEVSVYYNPEKPHEAVLQQAAHRTAVGLVIGIILLGISCCFLSLMVMGIIWLKSL from the coding sequence ATGGAAATGTTCGGTAACTGGGCGGCTTATCTATTTGTAGGGTCCATTGTGCTTCCGATGGGGTTGGGCATTTTTTTAATCATCCATGCCCAGCGTAGCAAACGCAAAGCCCTGCAAAGTCAATCCTGGCCAGTAACAAAAGGTATCATCACCGAATCCACAATAACGACAATGGAGGATGAAGAAGACGGCACCACCTACCTCCCCGTCATTCGCTATGCTTATGAAGTTGGCGGGATGATTTATGATGGTAAACGGGTTGTCTTCGGCGGCGATATCGAATTTAATACACACCAGAAAGCTGCTGAATTTCTGGTTGCGTACCCTGTGGATCAAGAAGTCAGCGTATATTACAATCCTGAAAAGCCCCATGAAGCCGTATTGCAGCAAGCAGCCCATCGAACCGCAGTGGGTTTGGTGATCGGGATCATCCTCCTGGGAATTTCTTGTTGCTTTTTGTCTTTAATGGTAATGGGTATCATCTGGCTGAAAAGCCTCTAA